One region of Blattabacterium cuenoti genomic DNA includes:
- a CDS encoding dihydroorotate oxidase, protein MKKIDTTASINGIKLPLCIMNASGVLCTTEQELSNLLNSFSGGIVTKSCTYKPRKGNVIPRYFEWNIGSINSMGLPNLGINFYLSFLEKKKINKPIFLSISGLSKEENYFLVKKANESSKITAIELNLSCPNIVEKEKMLGYDFYQISNFIENIFKFNKKPLGIKLPPYFREEHIKNMALVLNQFPIFFVTCINSLPNGLFIDPMKESVVIRPKKGFGGIGGSIIKPFALANIHKFYTYLRKDISIIGCGGISSGKDIFEHILCGASAVQIGTQFMKEGISVFERLKKELIFILEKKNYSSINSFKGKLKNF, encoded by the coding sequence ATGAAAAAAATAGATACTACTGCTAGTATAAATGGAATCAAACTTCCATTATGCATCATGAACGCTTCAGGCGTTCTTTGTACTACAGAACAAGAACTATCCAATTTATTAAATAGTTTTTCTGGTGGAATCGTTACAAAAAGTTGTACATATAAACCAAGAAAAGGAAATGTTATCCCTAGATATTTTGAATGGAATATAGGAAGCATAAATTCAATGGGATTACCTAATCTTGGTATTAATTTTTATCTAAGTTTTTTAGAAAAAAAAAAAATAAATAAACCTATTTTTCTTTCTATATCCGGGTTATCTAAAGAAGAAAATTATTTTCTCGTTAAAAAAGCAAACGAATCTTCAAAAATTACTGCTATAGAATTAAACTTATCTTGTCCAAATATTGTTGAAAAAGAAAAAATGTTAGGTTATGATTTCTATCAAATTTCGAATTTCATAGAAAACATATTTAAGTTTAATAAAAAACCTCTAGGAATTAAACTTCCTCCTTATTTCCGGGAAGAACACATTAAGAATATGGCTTTAGTTTTAAATCAATTTCCTATTTTTTTTGTTACTTGTATTAATAGTTTACCTAATGGTCTTTTCATTGATCCAATGAAAGAATCAGTAGTAATACGACCTAAAAAAGGATTTGGAGGGATAGGTGGATCAATTATAAAGCCATTTGCATTAGCTAATATTCATAAGTTTTATACTTATCTTAGAAAAGATATCTCCATCATAGGATGTGGAGGAATTTCTTCTGGAAAAGATATTTTTGAACACATATTATGTGGAGCTTCTGCTGTTCAGATTGGAACACAATTTATGAAAGAGGGAATTTCTGTATTTGAAAGATTAAAAAAAGAATTAATTTTCATTTTAGAAAAAAAGAATTATTCATCTATAAATAGTTTTAAAGGGAAATTAAAAAATTTTTAA